Within Fibrobacterota bacterium, the genomic segment GCGCTTCGCCGGCATCGAAACCAACCTGGAATTCCTGCGCGCGGTGGCCGCGTCCCCGGAATTCGACCAAGGCCGCATGATCACGCGTACCTTGTCCTCCTTCGCCTACGTGTCGCACACGGTCGACGTTCTCTCCCCCGGCGCCCAGACCACGGTGCAGGATTATCCGGGCCGAACCGGTTTTTGGGACGTAGGCGTTCCGCCCTCCGGGCCTTTCGACGCCTTCTCCTTCCGTTTGGCCAACCAACTCTTGGCGAACCCTCCGGCCGCGGCCGGCCTGGAAATCACGGTAGCGGGACCCACCTTACGTTTCAGCCGCGCCTGCGCCATCGCCATCACCGGCGCCAGCCTGCCTTGCTCGCTCTCCGGACCGGAAGGCGAACGAGCGGTGCCCATGTGGACGAGGGTGCCCGTGCCCGCGGGCTCTACGCTTAAGCTTGGGGCGATCACCGGCTCGGGTCTGCGCGCCTACCTCGCGGTGGAAGGCGGCTTCGACTGCCCGCGATACCTGGGAAGCCGCTCGACCTTCACCTTGGGCAATTTCGGCGGGCATGGCGGCCGGGCCCTGAGGGCCGGCGACGTGCTTCCCTTGCCCGCTACGCCTGCAATCGCCACGGCGAGCCATGAGGCTTCGGTCGAAGCCGAGAACGGCGCAGCGTCTATGGCAGCGGCATCGCAGCCGCTCCCCGTCTCCCTGCGGCCGGACATCGTGCGCGCCTGGGACATAGGGGTCCTCTACGGTCCCCACGGCGCGCCGGATTATTTCACCCCGGCCGATATCGAAATGCTCTTCGCCACCGCCTGGGAGGTCCACTACAATTCCAATCGCACCGGGGTAAGGCTCATAGGGCCCAAGCCCGAGTGGGCCCGGACCGATGGCGGCGAGGCGGGCTTGCACCCTTCGAACATCCATGATAACGCCTACGCCATCGGGGCGGTGGATTTCACGGGGGATATGCCCATCCTCTTGGGGCCCGATGGCCCGAGCCTGGGCGGATTCGTTTGCCCGGCCAGCATCGTGCAGTCCGAACTCTGGAAGATGGGCCAACTGAAGCCCGGCGACACCGTGCGTTTCCGCAAGCTCAGTTTGGATCAGGCGCGCGCCTTGGAACGCGCCCAAGAGGATCTCATCACGCGGGTCGGGACTCCCGTTCCCCAGGGTTTCGCGGACGAACCTCGCGGTAAATATCAGACCGCCTCCTCTCCCCCGCCCGCCTTCCCGTCTTCCGGCTTCGGCCCCGATCGCTGTATCCTCGGCGAAATCCCGGCCCGCGGCGAGGCGCCCCAGGTCCGCTACCGTCGTTCCGGGGATCGCAACCTGCTGGTCGAATACGGTCCGCCCGTGCTTGATCTCGCCTTGCGGTTCCGCGTGCACGCCCTCATGGAGCGCCTGCACTCGCTGGCCTTGCCCGGCGTCCTCGATCTCACCCCGGGCATCCGCTCCCTGCAAATCCATTTCGACGGGCGCGTGATTCCCATGGAATCGCTGCTCTCGTCCCTCATGGAAGCCGAAGATTCCTTGCCCGAGCAGGACCAACTCGAGGTTCCTTCCCGCATCGTACGCATGCCCTTATCCTGGGATGACGACGCCATCCATGCGGTCATCCGCAAGTACATGCAATCGGTGCGCGCGGATGCTCCCTGGTGCCCGAGCAATATCGAGTTCATCCGCCGCATCAACGGCTTGGATAGCATTGAGGACGTGCGCCGCATCATATTCGACGCCGATTTCATGGTGATGGGTTTGGGCGACGTCTACCTGGGCGCGCCGGTGGCGACCCCCTTGGATCCCCGCCATCGCCTGGTGACCACCAAGTACAACCCCGCCCGCACCTGGACGGTGGAAAACGTGGTAGGCATCGGCGGCGCGTACATGTGCATCTACGGAATGGAAGGGCCCGGCGGCTACCAGCTATTCGGCCGCACCTGCCAGGTCTGGAACCCGTGGCGGCAAACCGCGGAGTTCCGCGAAGGCAAACCCTGGCTGCTACGCTTCTTCGACCGCATCCGGTTCTATCCCGTCTCCGGCGAGGAGCTGCTGGATTTCCGGGCCCGCTTCCCGCGGGGCCAAGCCGCCCTCGAGATCGAGGAAGGCACCTTCCGCCTGGCCGAGTACCAAAGCTTCCTGACGGACCAAGCCGGCCCTATCGCGGACTTCCGCGCCCGGCAAAGATCCGCTTTCGCGGAAGAACGGGAAAGATGGAAAGCCGCCGGGGCCTCGGGCGAGGGCCAAGTTACCGTCCTTTCGGGTAACCTGGATGTTACCCAGGAAATATCCGGTACCCCGGTGGACGCGCATATTTCGGGCAACGTGTGGAAGGTACTGGTGGAGGCCGGTCAATCCGTCGCGGCCGAAACCCCGCTGCTGATCCTGGAGAGCATGAAGATGGAGTTCACGATTACCGCTCCCACGGCGGGAACGGTGATAGCGGTGCTGGCCCGGGAGGGAATCCTGGTCACCGCCGGGCAAACCCTCATCTATCTCGACTCCTGAGCCCAATAGCCAGCCTCGAAATGGGCAGGTAGTTCGCCCCTGAAATTGCCGTATTCGCTGAATAGCCAATTATTTGAAGGATAAGACTTGCCTTTTTACCAAATATGGTTTATACTTAAACTGTATGAATGAGAACGGTCATAGTCTCCGAGCGAAGGCCCAGCAAAGCCTGGAGTGCTGGCTGCAGATGATCCGCACCTATGATTATCTGCAGGCTCAGGTGGCGTCGTTATTGCAATCCCACAGCCTGACCGTTCCTCAATTCGAAGTGCTTTCCACGCTGAAGTCGGCCGAATGCCCCAACCAGCAGGAACTGGCCCAGCGTCTTCAGGTCACCAAAGGCAACCTGGTCGGCCTCATCGATCGGCTCACCGAACGCGGCTGGGTCGAGCGGGTGCAGGTTCCCGGTGATCGTCGCGTTAACGGGGTGCGTATCACGGATGGCGGCCGGGACATGTTCCAAAAGGCCTTTCCTGAACAATTGGGGGTAGTCGAAAAAATGATGGCTGACCTGGACGAAAGCGAACTGCAAACCCTTCAGGGCCTGCTTAAGAAGCTGACGCCTTGCAACAAGGATTGACCTTGATAGGCCTTTTTTTTGGCTCCCATCGTTTAAGTAATAACCTTATGTGTATTAACGATCTATTCGGAAACCATATCTCTTTAAACCATCCCCTTCCAAAGGATTCCTTATGATACTCGAAAACCCCACCCGCTCAACCGCCCATGCGAACGCATCGGCGCCGGCTTCGACTTGGAAACGGGCCATGCATGCTTTCTTCGCGACCCGGCCGGATGCCTCAGGTCTCCTCCTTCGACTGGCCCTGGCCATTACCATGTTCCCCCACGGAGCGCAGAAAGCCCTGGGATGGTTCGGCGGTTTCGGGTTCTCCAAGACCGTCGGCTTTTTCGTGAGCGGTGGCATGCCGGCGCCCCTCGCCGTCCTGGTCATCGCGGCGGAGTTCCTGGGTCCGATAGCCTTGGTCCTGGGGTTCTTCACGCGTTGGTCCGCCTTCGGCATCGGCCTGGTGATGCTGGGCGCGGTGGGAATGGTGCATTCCCATAACGGCTTCTTCATGAACTGGATGGGCAACCAGAAGGGCGAGGGCATCGAATATTTCATTCCCGTGATCGCCATCGCCTTGGTTCTGCTCGTGAATGGCGGCGGACGTTTTGCCTTGGATGCAATCCTCGCGAAACGAATTTTCAAGGGCTCCCAGGCTTAATCGGAAAACGAATCGGAAACGAGAAGGAGAATGACATGAGCACGCAATCCCAGAACCAAACGGAAACCCTGAACCCAGCCGGGCAAACCACCATGAAAGCCGTACGCATCCATGCCTTCGGCGGCCCGGAGGTAATGCGATACGAAGACGCGCCGCGGCCGCAACCGAAATCCGGCGAAGTTCTGATCAAGGTGAAGGCCTCGTCGGCGAACCCGGCGGATTACAAGATGGCCAGCGGTCTTTTCGGGCAATTGCCATTGCCCGCCACCCTGGGCTTCGATTTTTCCGGCACGGTGGAAGACCTCGGCCCGGGAGTGACGAAGTGGAAGGTGGGCGACGACGTGTTCGGAACCGCTTTGGGTAGCTTAGCCGGATATCGCGTATCCCCGCAAGGTGAGCTGGCAGCCAAGCCCGCGGGCCTCGAGCATGCGAAGGCGGTGACCTTGCCGGTGGCGGCCCAGACGGCTTGGAAGGCCCTGTTCGACACGGCCCAATTGAAGGCGGGACAGAAGGTTCTGATCCAGGGCGGCGCGGGTGGCGTAGGCGGCTTCGCGATCCAGCTGGCGAAGGACAAAGGCATATTCGTCGCGGCTACCGCATCGGGAAGGAACCAGGCTTACCTGAAGAGGCTGGGCGCCGATCTCGCCATCGATTATGGTCAAACCCGTTTCGAGGACGTGGCGCGCGATTTCGACGCGGTCTTCGATACCGTAGGCGGGGAAGTCCAGTCGCGATCCTTCCGGTCCTTAAGGAAAGGCGGCATCCTGGTCTCCATCGTGCAGCCGCCGTCCCAGGAAGAGGCCGCCAAATACGGCGTTAAGGCCGAGATGATCAGGAACTCGATGAACCCGGAGGCCCTGGAATACATGGCCGGTTTGGCCGCGGCGGGCAAGCTCCAAATCGAGATCGCGGCCACTTTCCCGTTAGCGGAAACCGCGAAGGCGATGGAAATACTCAAGGCCGGCCACACGCGGGGCAAGATCGTGATTCTCGTAGGATAAAAGCAAAGCCGTCCACCTCCCATCGGGGACGGCAAGGAGGATAGGATGAAGTTATTGCATATCGATTCCAGCGCCAGCCCGGGCCCCTCTTGGTCCCGGCGGCTTACGGCGGGCTTCGCGGAAGATTGGCGGGATCGCCGTCCCGGCAGGGAAATCCTCTATCGGGATCTCAACGCGCGCCCGGCGCACGCGGTCACCAGCGATTTGCTGGAAGCCATTTATGCCCCCAAAGGCAGCGAGCTGGCGCCCCACAAGCTCGGGGCGTTGGACGCATCCAACGCCTTGGTGGAGGAATTCCTGTCCGCTGATGCCTACGTGTTCGGCGTGCCGATGTACAATTTCTCCGTCCCAGGATCGTTCAAGGCCTGGATCGATCACGTTGTCCGCATTGGCCGCACCTGGGTGCGCGGGCCCAAGGGCATGGAGGGGCTCGTGAAGGGCCGCAAGATGCTCATCATATCCACGCGGTCGGGTGACTACGGGAAGGGCGGTCCGAGGGAAAGCTTCGACTTCCACGAACCGTATTTGCGCAAGATATTCGGACTAGTGGGCATCGAAGACATCGACTACTTGCCGGTAATCAACAGTCCCGCCCACGATCGATCCGAACGCGCCTTCGCGGAAGCCCAGGCGAACCTTATCGCCATCGCAGATCGGTGGGAATCCGATCTGGACGCCAGCCGGTCCGATGCCGGGGCGGGCGGAAACCTGGCCGCATAAACGTCGCCTTGCGGGAAACGTCCGTAGCGGGGAGGTTACTCCCCGTCGGCGTATTTCCGCCGGGAACAGGTAATTTGGCGATCTTTGCGCCCGGGCACGCCGTCCCGGACAGGAATTCCTTGCAATCTTTTACCGTATTTGTATTCTTATCGCAGACTGGCCCGTTTCCCCCTCTTTTTTGCCAGTCTCTCCGGATCAGGAACTTTACCGTCCTTTTCCCATGCAACGCGGCACCGGTCCAAGGGGGACGTCTCGTGGACCCGGGTAGCGCTCGCGTAACCGTCAAGAGAACCTAGGAGTTCCAATTTTGCTTTTCAGAGATCTGAATCTCATTCCGTCCATTTTGTCCGCCGTGGAAGATCAGGGCTATACCACGCCCACGCCCGTGCAGGCCGCCGCCATCCCGCCCATCCTCGAAGGCCGTGATTTGCTGGGCTGCGCCCAGACCGGCACCGGCAAGACCGCCGCCTTCGCCTTGCCCATGCTCCAGCGTTTGTCGCAAAACCCTTCGGCCCATGGCCGTCCCGTGCGCGCCCTGGTGCTCACGCCCACCCGCGAGCTCGCCTTGCAAATCGAAGAAAGCTTCGCCGCCTACGGTAAGAACCTCGGCTTAAGGCATGTCGTGATTTTCGGCGGCGTCGGCGAAGGCCCCCAGAAGGCCAAGCTCCGCGCCGGCGTCGACATCGTGGTGGCCACGCCCGGTCGCTTGATGGACTTGCTCGGTCAAAGGGCCCTCACCTTGCAGCACGTCGAAATCTTCACCCTCGACGAAGCGGATCGCATGCTCGACATGGGATTCGTCCGCGACGTGAAAAAGATTTGCGCCCTCGTGCCCGCCAAGCGGCAGACCCTGCTCTTCTCGGCGACCATGCCTCCGGAAATCCGCAAGCTGGCGGACGGATTGCTGCGTCAGCCCGTCAAGGTGGAAGTCGCCCCCGTCTCCGCCACTGCCGACAAAATCGATCAGAACGTGTACCATGTCCAGAAGGACGGCAAGACCGGCCTGTTGCGGCATATCCTGGCCGACGCCAGCGTGACCCGCGTATTGGTCTTCACCCGCACCAAGCATGGCGCCGATCGCCTCCAGCGCAGCCTGGAAAAGTTCGGCATCCCGGCGGAAGCCATCCACGGCAACAAGTCCCAGGGCGCCCGCGTACGCTCCCTGACTAATTTCAAGGACGGCTCCTCGCGCGTGCTGGTCGCCACCGATTTGGCCGCCCGCGGCCTGGACGTAGACGACATCTCGCACGTGGTCAATTACGATTTGCCCAACGAACCGGAAACCTACGTGCACCGCATCGGCCGGACCGGCCGCGCCGGGCGCGCCGGGGTCTCCTTTTCCTTCTGCGCCCCGGACGATACCGGATTCCTGCGCGATATCGAACGCCTGATCCGCATGCGCATCCAGGTGACCCCGACTCCCGCGGAGGCCGAATTGCGGTCGCCCGAACCAATGGCCATCAGCGCCGCCAGGATCGGGAACGACTCCGCCCGCGAAGGCGGCCGTAGCGACGGCAGCCGTGGAGACGGCAGCCGGAACGGGCGCGGCCCGGGCCGTGGCCGTGGGAACGGCGCTTCAGGATTTTCCGATGACCGCCGGGACAGCGGGCATCGCCGCGCCTCGACGGGGCATAACCCCGCGG encodes:
- the uca gene encoding urea carboxylase; amino-acid sequence: MFSKVLIANRGEIACRIARTLRKLGIASVAVHSEADAGSLHVAACDEAVAIGPAPAAQSYLDTGRILEAARRTGAQAIHPGYGFLSENAAFAEACQQAGIVFIGPTPGQMRDFGLKHTARALAAESGVPLLPGTGLLADAADAIANAERIGYPVMLKSTAGGGGIGMQVVGDASQLASAWETVSRLSQSNFKHGGIYLEKYVARARHVEVQIFGDGRGKVLALGERDCSAQRRNQKVFEETPAPGLSPALRAALHGSAVRLCESIAYRGAGTVEFVVDADASASDSAAGFWFLEVNTRLQVEHGVTEEVAGIDLVEWMVRLAAGELGDLAALQPNLRGAAIQARVYAENPRLDFRPSSGLLTEAAFPNDCRIDTWVERGSEVSPFYDPLLAKVIAKGKDREEALANLRKALAETRFAGIETNLEFLRAVAASPEFDQGRMITRTLSSFAYVSHTVDVLSPGAQTTVQDYPGRTGFWDVGVPPSGPFDAFSFRLANQLLANPPAAAGLEITVAGPTLRFSRACAIAITGASLPCSLSGPEGERAVPMWTRVPVPAGSTLKLGAITGSGLRAYLAVEGGFDCPRYLGSRSTFTLGNFGGHGGRALRAGDVLPLPATPAIATASHEASVEAENGAASMAAASQPLPVSLRPDIVRAWDIGVLYGPHGAPDYFTPADIEMLFATAWEVHYNSNRTGVRLIGPKPEWARTDGGEAGLHPSNIHDNAYAIGAVDFTGDMPILLGPDGPSLGGFVCPASIVQSELWKMGQLKPGDTVRFRKLSLDQARALERAQEDLITRVGTPVPQGFADEPRGKYQTASSPPPAFPSSGFGPDRCILGEIPARGEAPQVRYRRSGDRNLLVEYGPPVLDLALRFRVHALMERLHSLALPGVLDLTPGIRSLQIHFDGRVIPMESLLSSLMEAEDSLPEQDQLEVPSRIVRMPLSWDDDAIHAVIRKYMQSVRADAPWCPSNIEFIRRINGLDSIEDVRRIIFDADFMVMGLGDVYLGAPVATPLDPRHRLVTTKYNPARTWTVENVVGIGGAYMCIYGMEGPGGYQLFGRTCQVWNPWRQTAEFREGKPWLLRFFDRIRFYPVSGEELLDFRARFPRGQAALEIEEGTFRLAEYQSFLTDQAGPIADFRARQRSAFAEERERWKAAGASGEGQVTVLSGNLDVTQEISGTPVDAHISGNVWKVLVEAGQSVAAETPLLILESMKMEFTITAPTAGTVIAVLAREGILVTAGQTLIYLDS
- a CDS encoding MarR family transcriptional regulator; its protein translation is MIRTYDYLQAQVASLLQSHSLTVPQFEVLSTLKSAECPNQQELAQRLQVTKGNLVGLIDRLTERGWVERVQVPGDRRVNGVRITDGGRDMFQKAFPEQLGVVEKMMADLDESELQTLQGLLKKLTPCNKD
- a CDS encoding DoxX family protein, translated to MHAFFATRPDASGLLLRLALAITMFPHGAQKALGWFGGFGFSKTVGFFVSGGMPAPLAVLVIAAEFLGPIALVLGFFTRWSAFGIGLVMLGAVGMVHSHNGFFMNWMGNQKGEGIEYFIPVIAIALVLLVNGGGRFALDAILAKRIFKGSQA
- a CDS encoding NADP-dependent oxidoreductase, which codes for MSTQSQNQTETLNPAGQTTMKAVRIHAFGGPEVMRYEDAPRPQPKSGEVLIKVKASSANPADYKMASGLFGQLPLPATLGFDFSGTVEDLGPGVTKWKVGDDVFGTALGSLAGYRVSPQGELAAKPAGLEHAKAVTLPVAAQTAWKALFDTAQLKAGQKVLIQGGAGGVGGFAIQLAKDKGIFVAATASGRNQAYLKRLGADLAIDYGQTRFEDVARDFDAVFDTVGGEVQSRSFRSLRKGGILVSIVQPPSQEEAAKYGVKAEMIRNSMNPEALEYMAGLAAAGKLQIEIAATFPLAETAKAMEILKAGHTRGKIVILVG
- a CDS encoding NAD(P)H-dependent oxidoreductase; the protein is MKLLHIDSSASPGPSWSRRLTAGFAEDWRDRRPGREILYRDLNARPAHAVTSDLLEAIYAPKGSELAPHKLGALDASNALVEEFLSADAYVFGVPMYNFSVPGSFKAWIDHVVRIGRTWVRGPKGMEGLVKGRKMLIISTRSGDYGKGGPRESFDFHEPYLRKIFGLVGIEDIDYLPVINSPAHDRSERAFAEAQANLIAIADRWESDLDASRSDAGAGGNLAA
- a CDS encoding DEAD/DEAH box helicase, producing MLFRDLNLIPSILSAVEDQGYTTPTPVQAAAIPPILEGRDLLGCAQTGTGKTAAFALPMLQRLSQNPSAHGRPVRALVLTPTRELALQIEESFAAYGKNLGLRHVVIFGGVGEGPQKAKLRAGVDIVVATPGRLMDLLGQRALTLQHVEIFTLDEADRMLDMGFVRDVKKICALVPAKRQTLLFSATMPPEIRKLADGLLRQPVKVEVAPVSATADKIDQNVYHVQKDGKTGLLRHILADASVTRVLVFTRTKHGADRLQRSLEKFGIPAEAIHGNKSQGARVRSLTNFKDGSSRVLVATDLAARGLDVDDISHVVNYDLPNEPETYVHRIGRTGRAGRAGVSFSFCAPDDTGFLRDIERLIRMRIQVTPTPAEAELRSPEPMAISAARIGNDSAREGGRSDGSRGDGSRNGRGPGRGRGNGASGFSDDRRDSGHRRASTGHNPAGRGGREGRTENPQPVNGNAKDTRPSHLRSSDRDAHSNGNAPAPRKNRGGGRTFVREYYSNER